Below is a genomic region from Demequina sp. NBRC 110054.
GGAAGGTGCAGTTCGAGGAGGCGCTCGCACAGGCCGTCGAAGGCGGCTCCGGCCAGGTCCAGGCGACGGTCGGGCTCTCGCTCGAGCCGACGCGCGAGGACGGCAACAACGTCAACCTCGACACCGAGACGATCTCCAACACCGACACCACGCTGAAGTATCAGCTCGCCTCGCAGGCCATGTCCGCGGAGTTCTCCTCGATCCGCAGCGCGATCGGGAACGCCTGATGACGACCTTCTCGGCGATCGGCATCGCTGGCTCCGGCATGAACGTCTACCGCAAGTGGCTCGACGCGATCTCGGACAACATCTCCAACGTCAACACCGTCACCTCGACGGATGAGGCTGCCTTCCAGGCTCGCTACGTCGAGGTCACCGCCATCGACAACGAGGGCGGCGACAGCGGCGGCGCGTACGTCTCGGGCGCCGTCTTCGGCGACGCCGAGGGCCGCCTTGTCTACGAGCCCACCAACCCCCTCGCCGACGAGGAGGGCTACGTGCGCTACCCCGACATCGACATGGCGAGCCAGATGTCGCAGCTGATCATGGCCCAGCGCGGCTTCCAGGCGAACGCGGCAGTGGTCGATCGGGCCAAGGACATGTACACGACCGCTCTGACGATTGGGAAGAACTGATGTCGATCGAGGCAGTCTCCGCGCTCACCAGCGGTGTCAGCGGCACCGGCTATGTGAGCGGCCTGACGAGCGCCGTGGCCTCCGCTGTGAGCGGTTCGGCCGAGTCCGACAGCGCCTTCGCGAGCTCGCTCGCATCGGCGGTCGAGAACGTGCAGGGTCTCCAGTCGAACGCGGATGCGCTCGCTGTCCAGGCCGTCACGGGCGACCTCGAGGATGTGCACCAGTACACGATCGCCGCGACGGAGGCCTCCGTGACGCTCGAGCTGGTCTCCGCTGTGAGGAACAAGGCCGTCGAGGCGTTCACGACCATCATGAACATGCAGGCCTGACATGCCGAAGCAGATCACCGGCTACATGGACCGGATCAAGCAGACCGCCGAGGGCATGTCGCTCGGCCAGAAGGTCATCATCGTGATGCTCGCGGTCGTCGTCGCGATCGCGGGCGTCGCGGTCTTCAACCAGTCGACCAAGCAGACGATGGCCCCGCTGTTCACGAACCTGTCGTCGACCGACGCGGCCGCGATCGTCACCCAGCTCGAGGCGAGCGGGGTCACCTACGAGCTCACCTCGGGTGGCGGCACCATCCTCGTTCCCGAGGAGCAGCTTTACGACACGCGCCTCGCCGTCGCGTCCGCCGGTCTCACGACCACCTCCGCCGTCGGCTACGCGCTGCTCGACGACATGTCGATGACGAGCTCGGAGTTCCAGCAGCAGGTCACGTACCAGCGCGCCCTTGAGGGTGAGCTCGCGTCGACCATCGAGGCCATGAACGGCGTCGAGACCGCCTCGGTCAAGCTTGCTCTTCCGGAGGAGACGGTGTTCTCCGACGAGGAGGCCGCACCGACCGCGTCGGTCTTCATCGAGACCGCGGCAGGCGCCTCGCTCGGCACCCAGAACGTGCAGGCGATCGCGAACCTCGTGTCCGCCTCGATCGAGGGCATGGCCTCCGAGGACGTCGCAGTGATCGACGCCGACGGCAACGTGCTGTCGACGGTCGGAGCCGAGGACTCGACGCTCCTCCAGGCGAGCGCGACCGCGGACTACGAGCAGCGGATCGCCTCCAATGTGCAGCAGATGCTGGACCAGGTCCTCGGCGAGGGCAACGCGGTCGTGTCCGTGACCGCGGAGCTCGACTACGACGAGCGGCAGACCACGAGCGAGACGTTCAGCTCGGACCCGAGCGCCCAGCCGCTCAGCGAGTCCGGCACGATCGAGCAGTACTCCGGCAGCGGCTCCGACTCCGAGACCGGGGTCCTCGGCCCCGACAACATCGCCGTGCCCGCGGCCTCCGCGAGCGCCGGCGACTACACGAACGAGACCTGGGTCAAGAACAACGCGGTCAACAAGGTCACCGAGATCACGGAGACGTCCCCCGGCACCGTGAGTCGTCAGTCTGTCTCCGTCGTCACCAACGCCGACGCCGCGGTCGCGGTGGACGACGCGACGCTGCAGTCGATGGTCGCGGCAGCCGCAGGCATCGACGAGACTCGCGGTGACGTGCTGTCGGTGTCCTCGATGGCGTTCGACACGACCCAGGCCGAGGAGGCCGCGGCCGCGATCGAGGAGGCCACGGCAGCCTCTCAGGCCGCCGCGACCCAGTCGATGATCGAGACGATCATCAAGTACTCGCTGATCGCCCTCGGCGTCCTGATCTTCGTGATCGTCGTCATGGTCCGGTCGCGCAAGAAGAAGAAGGACGAGCGGGTCCAGCTCAGCCTCGAGGCCGTGGAGGAGCTCGAGTCGCGGGCCCAGGCTGCGCTCGACGCGCGGTCGCAGGCCCTCATCGACGCCGCGTCCGCTGAGGCCGCCAACGAGGGTCTCGCCGCCCTTGAGGCGGCCCCCGTGCCCGACATCGACTCGGTCGCGCTGGCGATCCGCGAGGAGATCACCGCTTTCGCCCAGGAGCAGCCGGCCGAGGTGGCCGACGTCCTCCGCGGCTGGATCAGTTCGGAGCGCCGCTGATGCCCGCGATGCTGACAGGGACCCAGAAGGCCGCGCTCGTGCTCATCCAGATGGGCAAGGGCCCCGCCGCCGGCGTGATGGCTCAGATGGACGAGCAGGAGATCGACCAGATCACCACGGAGATCACCCGCATGCGGTCCGTCGACGACGAGACCCTCAAGGAGGTGCTCAACGAGTTCCGACGCAACGCTGGCGGTGGATTCGTCCCCGAGGGCGGCATGGCCTATGCCAAGAAGCTGCTCGAGGAGATGCTCGGGCCGGAGGGGGCGGCGGAGGTTCTCGCGCGACTGCAGAGCCGCATCCAGGTGCAGCCCTTCGAGTTCCTCAAGGATGCTGATGCGCGCCAGGTCGTCTCGCTCCTCAACGGCGAGCACCCGCAGACCATCGCGCTGGTGCTCGCGCACCTGCGTCCCGAGCACGCCTCGGCGATCATGGCGGGCCTCGCGCCTGACATCCGCGCGATCGTCGCTCACCGCATCGCCCTCATGGACGGAGCGTCTCCGGACGTGGTCAACCTGGTGGCCGATCAGCTCAAGCGTAAGGCGACCAACCTCCTGACCGCGCGTGAGATGACTGCTGTCGGGGGCGTCCAGCCGCTCGTCGAGATCATCAACAAGGCCGACGCTGCGACGGAGAAGCTCATCCTTGAGGGCCTGAGCGAGAAGGACTCGGACCTCGCCGACCAGATCCGTCAGCTGATGTTCGTCTTCTCGGACATCACTCTGCTTGAGGACCGTGCCATCCAGCTGGTGATGCGCGGCGTCGAGACCATGACGCTCGCCACGGCCCTCAAGGGAGCCGAGGACGCGGTGCGCGACAAGATCCTTCGCAACATGTCGGAGCGCGCCCGCGACAACCTCGTGGACGAGATCGACATGCTCGGCCCCGTCCGCATGTCGATGGTCGAGGAGGCCCGCTCGAGCGTCGTCCAGGTCATCCGCGGCCTCGAGGAGTCCGGCGAGATCATGATCAGCCGCGACGGGGAGGACGAGTATGTCGCTTGACACTCGCGTCTCCACCTTCGTGCCGAGCGCCATCTCGACTCGGTCCGACTCCCCGGCCCCCGCGCAGTCCGCGGGCCACGCCGCGGGATACGCCGCCGGCTACGCCGCGGGCACCCGCGCCGCGGCGTCCGCCGGCGCCACCGAGCGCGCGCGCCTCGTCGCCGACCACGAGCGCCGCGAGGCGGACAGGGACGAGGCGATGCGCCGTGCGATCGGAGCGCTCGCGGACGTGGTCGCGCAGTGGGAGCGCCGTACGGCTCCCGTGCTCGACGACGCCGAGCGATCGCTCCACTCGGCCGCTCTCGCGCTCACCGAGGCGATGATCGGTCACGAGCTCCAGCCTGGACCCGGGTCGGCGCGCAGCGCTCTGACCCGTGCCCTGTCGCTCCCGGACGGCGTGAACCCCACGCGGGTCCGTCTCAGCCCGGCCGACCTCGAGCACGCGCAGCGCATCCTCGACTCCGGCGCCGTCGCGCTCCCGGCGGGCGTCGCGCTCAAGGCCGATGCGCGCCTGAGCCCAGGCGACGCGATGACCGACTACGACGGCGGAGTCCTCGACGCCCGCCTGTCCGCCGCGCTCGACCGTGCGCGGCATGCACTGCTCGACGAGGAGGCGCGCTCATGACCGCCCTGACCGAGCTCCGCGCGACGCCGACCTTCGACGCGACCCGCCTCGCGCGCGGCCTCGACGCCGCGGCGCCGCAGATGATCGGCTCCGTATCGTCGATCGTCGGCCTGTCCATCGAGGTGTGCGGCCTTCCCGGCGCCGTCGGCGACCTCGTGTCGATCGAGTCCGGCGAGGCCGGCGGCACCGTCGCCGAGGTGGTCGCCGTCACCCCGCAGTCTCTGCGCTGCATGCCCCTCGGCGGCGTGCACGGCCTCCGCGTCGGGATGGCCGCCCGCGCGACCGGCAGCCCGCTCACCGTGCCCGCCGGTCCCCAGCTCCTCGGCCGCGTGCTCGACGGACTCGGCCGCCCGATGGACGGCAAGGGTCCGCTCGTGGGCGAGGGCCTCACGCGCGTCCCCGTGTCTGCGGACGCGCCCGACGCCCTCCAGCGCGCGCGGGTCGACACCCCCGTCGGTCTCGGGGTCTCCGCGCTCGACACCCTCGTGACCGTCGGACGCGGCCAGCGCATCGGTCTGTTCGCGGGATCCGGCGTCGGCAAGTCGTCGCTCCTGTCCATGGTCGCCCGTGGCACCGACGCCGAGGTGAGCGTCATCGCGCTCATCGGCGAGCGGGGCCGCGAGGTCCGCGAGTTCCTCGAGGACGACCTTGGGCCCGAGGGCCTCGCGCGCTCCGTCGTCGTCGTGGCGACCTCGGATCAGCCCGCGATGGTCCGCCTGCGCGCCGCGTTCGTCGCGACCCGCATCGCGGAGGACCTGCGCTCGCGCGGTCAGCATGCCGTGCTCATGATGGACTCCCTCACGCGCGTCGCGATGGCGCAGCGCGAGATCGGCCTGTCGGTGGGCGAGCCCCCCGCGACGCGCGGCTACCCGCCTTCGACCTTCTCGATGCTCGCGCAGCTCCTCGAGCGCGCGGGCACCGACGCCACCGGCTCCGTGACCGGCATCTACACGGTTCTTGTGGACGGCGACGACCACAACGAGCCGATCGCCGACGCCGCGCGATCGATCCTCGACGGTCACGTGGTCCTGTCCCGCGACCTCGCCGTCGCGGGCCATTACCCGGCGATCGACGTCCTCGGATCGGTCTCCCGCGTCGCCGGACGCGTCACGAGCGCCGAGCAGAAGACGCTTGCGCTCCAGCTGCGGCAGGTGCTCGCGGCGCGTCAGCGCGCGCAGGACCTGCTCGACGTCGGCGCGTATTCGCCCGGCTCGAACCGCCTGGTCGACGCGGCGGTGGCCAACGCCGACGCGATCGACGGCTTCCTGCGTCAGAGCGTCGATCAGATCATCCGTTCCGACGAGTCGTGGACGGCGCTCAAGGCGCTCGTCGCGAGGCTGGGGGTGGCGTGATGGCTCGCCGGTTCCCCCTCGAGGGACTGCTCAGGGCCCGCCGTCTGGCGGAGGAGTCCGCCGCAGCGCGGCTCGAGGTCGCGAACGGCCACCGGCGCGCGGCCGCGACGGCGGTCGCCGACGCGACCGACCGCCTCGCGTCCGTGACGTTCGACGAGGTCGGGCTGTCGCGCTCGCGCCAGGCCGCTGGTGCGACCCGCGCCTGGCACGCCGCCGTCGCGACGCGTGCCGCCGCGGCGACCCACATCGCCGACCTCGAGGTCGCTCTCGAAGCGGCGACGACGTCGGCCGACGAGGCCACCAAGACCTGGGGCGACGCGCGGATGCGCGTCGCCATGATCGAGAAGCTCGGCGAGCGCCACGAGGCGAAGGTCCTCGCGGAGGAGCTCGCCGAGGAGCAGCTTGCCCTGGACGAGGCCGCCCTGCGAGGCGCCATCAAGGAGGACGAGTACCGATGACGAATCTCATCGCCGCCACTACGTCGACGCCCGCATCCGGCACGAGCCAGACCGGCCGCGCCTCCTCGGACGGGGTTGACTTCGCCCGCGAGCTCGAGAGCGCGCAGCAGCAGGCATCGACGACGGACCGGTCGCAGCAGGCGCGGGACGCCGATCGGGCGTCAGCGCGCCGCGACGACGCGCAGCGTCAGGATGCCGCGCGCCGCGAGGACGCCGCCGACCGCAGGGCCGATGCCGCCCGCCGCAACGAGGCTGCTCGCAAGGACGAGGCGCGCCGCGCGGACGCCGCGGATCGCGCCGAGGACTCCTCGGGTGCAGACGATGCCGATCGGGCCGACGCGCGGGACGACCTCGAGACGGACGCCGTCGACGAGCCAGTGGACGAGCGCGTGGACGAGTCCCTCGACGCCGACGACACCGACACCGCCGACAAGCCCGTGAACGTCGAGCAGACAGCCATGCGCCCCGTGGTGCCCGCGACCGCGTCGACCGACGCGGGTGCCGTCATGCCTGACGCGGCTGCTGAGGCTGCCGACGGCGAGACCGGCGCCATCGTCGCCGAGGCGCAGCCGGAGGACGGCTCCGCCTCGCAGACCGAGGTGACCTCGGCAGACCCGGAGGCCTCGCGCACCGGCGCCGAGCCCGCCGCCGCGCGTGCTGGCGCGGGCGACCGCGCCGAGGCCGCGCCGAAGGCCTCTTCCCCGAGCCACTCCGCCCAGCCGGTCGAGGAGGGGGGCGCCCCCACGTCCCTCTCCTCGACGGGGGAGCAGAGCGCCGACGCGCAGGGCGAGCAGGCGCCTCAGCGCCCCGCGTCGCTGACCCCCGCCTCGGCCATGTCCACCGCGACCGAGGCGGCCGACGACGCGGCGATCGCCCGCAGCATCGAGCCGGACGCCGAGGTGCGCCCCGCGGCCCAGGCCACCACGTCCACGACCTCGGCCGACGCCTCGAGCACCCAGGTGGCCGCGCCCGCCGCGACCGTGACCCCGGCGACCGCGGCCGCATCGTCCGCCTCGGCATCGTCCTCGACCGCCCAGGCCGCCCCGCCCCTCGCGACCCAGCTGACCGGGCAGCTCGCCCAGCTCAAGCAGCTGCCGCAGGGCGAGCACGTGCTGACGCTGTCGATCACGCCCGAGACGTTCGGCCAGGTCAAGGTCGTCGCCCACATCACGCAGGACGGCGTCAGCGTCCAGCTGTTCGGCGCGTCCGACGCGTCGCGCGAGGCTCTGCGCCAGGCGCTCGGCGACCTGCGTCGCGACCTCGCCGCAACCGGCCTCACGGCAGACCTCGACCTCGGCACGGAGCAGGGCCCGCAGGGCGAGCTCGCCGATCAGGGCACGGGACTCGGCAGCCGCCGAGGCTCGCAGCAGCCCACCAGCACGATCCGCATCGACGGACCGCAGCCCCTCACCCCCGCCACCGCCATGACGTCCGGCACGCATGCCGGCGGCGTGGATCTGATGATCTGACAGGAGCAGCCATGACCGTGGAGAACGTGACGACCACGAGCCTCACCACCACCTCCGCTCTGACGACGGGCACCACCGTCGCGACCGATGAGACGAGTCTCGACTCCGACGACTTCCTGACCCTGCTGGTCACCCAGCTCACGAATCAGGACCCGTCGAACCCGATGGACACCGGCGAGATGGTGGCGCAGCAGATCGCGATGGCGCAGATGGAGGCGGTCGTCACGCAGACGGAGACCATCCAGGAGCAGTTCGCCCTCACGATGCGCATGGCCGCAGCCGACCTGGTCGGCAAGGAGGTCAGCTACTACGACTCTGAGGGCGACATCGTCACAGGCGAGGCCACCGGCGCGTCCTACGCGGACTCGGTCCCCGTCATCAGCGTGGACGGCGTCGAGGTGACGCTGGACGAGATCCTCTCCGTCGACGCCGCAGCGTCCACCGCAGACTCCACCGACACCGAGTCGACCGACTCGTCCACCGACACCACCGACGCGTAGTCGCGCGGATCACAAGAAAGAAGGAAGACCATGCTCCGCTCACTCTTCGCCGGCATCTCCGGACTGCGCGCGCACCAGACCATGCTCGACGTCACCGGCAACAACATCGCGAACGTCAACACCACGGGCTTCAAGTCCTCGTCCGTGCAGTTCCAGGACACCCTGTCCCAGGTGCTCACCAACGCGGGCGCCGCCACCGAGACGGCGGGTGGCACTAACCCGGCCCAGATCGGCCTGGGAGTCAAGGTCGCCGGCATCTCCACCAACTTCCAGCAGGGCGCCTCGCAGCTCACCAACGTGTCGACGGACATGATGATCTCCGGTGACGGGTTCTTCGTGGTGTCCAACGGCGGCGAGCAGCTCTACACCCGCTCGGGCGCGTTCTCGTTCGACTCGCTCGGGCGCCTCGTGACCGCCGACGGCTCGTTCGTCCAGGGCTGGGCCGCCGATGCCACGGGCACCGTCGACACCAACGACGCGCTGTCCGACCTCACGCTGCCGGTCAACACGCTCATGGGAGCGACGGCGACGACCGAGGCGGTCTTCAGCGGCAACCTCCCGAGCGATGCCGAGGTGGGGGACACCTACACCCGCCAGATCGACGTGTACGACGCGTCGGGCGGCACGCACACCCTCACGCTGCAGTTCGTCAACACGGCGACCGGCGACTGGGACATCACGGCCGATGTGGACGGCACCACCGCGAGCGGCACCGGTTCCATCAGCTTCAACACCGACGGCTCGATCGACACCGTGACGCTGCCGACCCTCGCGGCGGATGCCGCGGTCGGCACGGAGGCGATCACGCTCAACCTCGACGACCTCACGGGCTACGCCGAGCTCGAGACGATCGCGGCGTCGGACCAGGACGGCCAGGCGGCCGGCAACCTGCAGTCGTTCGCGGTCAACGCGGACGGCACGATCATGGGCACCTTCTCGAACGGCCTCAAGCAGGCGATCGGCCAGATCGCGCTCGCGAGCTTCACCAACCCGGACGGCCTCGAGACCACGGGAAGCTCGACCTACGCCGCGACCGTGAACTCGGGCGACGCGCAGGTCGGCGTCGCGGGCACGGGCGCACGCGGCTCTCTCACGAGCGGCTCCCTCGAGATGTCCAACGTCGACCTCTCGGCCGAGTTCACGAACCTGATCGTCGCGCAGCGCGGCTTCCAGGCGAACTCGCGCATCATCACGACCTCCGACTCGGTGCTCGAGGAGCTCGTCAACCTCAAGAGGTAGTCGCTCTTCGGCGCTGCACCCTCACGCGTCGCGGCCCGCCCCGCAGGACCCCGTCCCGGTCCCGCAGGGCGGGCCGCAGTGCGTCGGGGCTCGGGCCGGGACGATGCGGCCGCCGGGACGATGCGCCGGTCCCGTCGCGCGGGGCACGGCGCCTTACCTGCGCCTTCGCACGCGCGGCCTCCCACTCGAGGTGTGACGGTTCCGTCGCGCTCGCGCCAGGTGCTTCGCTCACATCAAAGGTTCCCCGACCGATGAGAGACATGTAACCGGGCTCACGGATGGGCCCGCTGAACTGCCAGGGATGGTGAATCGTGATTACCTTGACGCGCCTCAACGGACACCCGTTTGCCGTCAACCCGGACCTCATCGAGCGTGCCGAGTCGACGCCGGACACGGTCGTCACCCTTGTCGATGGCACCAAGCTGCTGGTCGCCGAGGACCTCGCGTCCCTCACCCGGATCGTGCAGGAGCACCGTGCCGGAGTCGTCGCCCTCGCGATCGAGATGGCGGACAGCGAGCCGAACGCCGCGGTCGCGAGCGTCACCGGGATCGACTCCCGGCCCCGCCTGCACGTCACGCCCGAGGTCGACTGATGGACGTCGCAACCCTCATCGGCATCGGCCTCGCCTTCGCGGCCGTCATCACCTCGATCTTCCTCGAGGGCTCGTCGCCGATGTCCGTGGTGCTGCCCGCCCCGATGATGCTCGTCATCGGCGGCACGATCGGCGCCGGTCTCGCGACCACGACCCTCAAGGGATTCATCGGGGCGTTCACGAGCCTCGGCAGCTACCTCCTGTACAAGGAGAAGGACCCGCACGAGACTGTCGACCTGGTCGTGTCGCTCGCCGACCGCGCGCGTCGCGAGGGCCTTCTCGCGCTCGAGGACGCGACCCGCGAGATCGACGACGACTTCATCAAGGACGGGCTTCAGTCCGCGATCGACGGCACCGACCCCGAGGACCTGCGCGCCGTGATGGAGGCGCAGATCGACGGCAAGAAGGCGCAGGACAAGGCCGTCGCCAAGGTCTTCGCCGACATGGGCGGCTTCGCGCCTACGATCGGCATCATCGGCACCGTCGTCTCCCTGGTCCACGTCCTCGAGAACCTGGACCAGCCCGAGACGCTCGGCCACATGATCGCCGCGGCCTTCGTCGCGACCCTGTGGGGCCTGCTCTCCGCCAACCTCATCTGGCTCCCGATCTCGTCCCGCGTCAAGCGGATCTCCGAGCTCGAGGCGCAGCAGAAGGAGATGGCGATGGAGGGCCTCCTCGCCATCCAGGCCGGCGCGAACCCGCGCTCCGTCGGCCAGCGCCTGCGCGCCCTCGTGCCCGCGGCCAAGAAGGCCGCGAAGGAGGCGGCATGAGTCGCAAGCATGAGGAGGAGGAGCACGAGAACCACGAGCGCTGGGCCGTGTCCTACGCCGACATGATGACCGTGCTCGTCGCCCTGTTCATCGTGCTCTACGCGATCTCCCAGGTCGACGAGGCCAAGTTCGAGGCGCTGCGCGAGTCGCTCGCCGCCGGCTTCGGGAAGGACGGCTCCGTCGTCCTCGTGGGCTCGACCGGCGCGCTCGAGGGGCTCGAGTCCTACCAGGTCGCCCCCGACTTCTCCTCCGTCGCCAACGAGAGCGAGCAGAGCGTCGACGACGAGGAGGAGGGTGAGACGCTCGACCCCTCCTACCTCGAGGCCGCCGCCGAGTACGAGGACCTCCACGCGATCGAGGAGCGGCTCCAGTCGACGCTCGACGCGAAGGGTCTGGATGCGAACGTGTCCTTCCTCATCGACGAGCGCGGCCTCGTGATCGGCCTCGTCGGCTCGAAGGTGTTCTTCGCCCCGGACGACGCGACGATGACGGAGCGCGCCCGCAAGGTCGTGAGCGCCCTGTCCGCTCCGCTCAGGAAGCAGTCACGACAGATCTCGATCGAGGGCCATGCGAACGTCATCCCCTCGTCCCGGTACGCGACGAACTGGGAGCTGTCGGCGGCCCGTGCGGTCGAGGTGCTGCGCCGGTTCGTCGAGAAGGGCGACGTCGACCCCGCGCAGATCTCGGCCACCGGTTACGGCGATGCGCGCCCGCTGATCAAGGGGGACTCGGACGAGGCCCTCGAGGCGAACCGTCGCGTCGAGATCGTCGTCGAGTCGCCGTCGTCGGAGGAGATCCGCGCCATGATCCCGGAGATCGCCGACGCGATCGCCGACGGGACCACCACGCACGAGGAGCTGCAGTCCGCGCTGGCTGAGCTCCGCATCAAGGAGATGGGGGAGCTATGACCACCCAGCAGGAACCGCGCATCATGGCGCCGGGCAAGCCCAAGATCGGCTCCCGTCCGCAGCCGAGCGCGCCCGAGCCCGAGGAGACCAACGGCAAGGGCGGCGGCAAGGGCGGCGGCGGCAAGAGCCGCCTGCTCGCCATCATCATCGGCCTGTTGATCGTCGTGATCCTCGCGGGCGCGTACTGGTTCCTCATGGGGCCCGGCGCCGCGTCGGCCGACGCGTCCACGGACGAGGCAGCGACCGAGGAGGTCGTCGCGGAGGAGGAAGAGGTCGCGTCCGGCGGCGTGCAGGTGGTCGAGTCGATCTCGATCAACCTGGACAACGGCCACTACCTGCGGCTCGGGCTCGGGCTCGATCTGAGCGAGGAGGCCGCGGCGCACGGCGACATCGGCGAGGCCAAGGCGCTCGACGCCGCGATCGCGCTCTTCTCGGGCCAGACGATCGACGACCTCGCGGACGAGGAGTACCGCGAGAGCCTCAAGGAGCACCTCGCCGAGACGCTCGAGGAGATCTACGAGGGCGAGGTGATCGGGGTCTACTACACGGACTTCGTCACCCAGTAGCCGCGCGGGCTCGCGGGCAAGCGAAGCGCGGGACCGTCGTCCAGGGACGATGCGACCGCGCCGCTCGGAGCGCGCCCGAGACCCGTCGCTCGCGCGGAGTTCGTCACATTCCAGGCACAGAAGTCGTCTTCGAGTGCCCGGAA
It encodes:
- a CDS encoding flagellar basal body rod protein FlgC, whose protein sequence is MTTFSAIGIAGSGMNVYRKWLDAISDNISNVNTVTSTDEAAFQARYVEVTAIDNEGGDSGGAYVSGAVFGDAEGRLVYEPTNPLADEEGYVRYPDIDMASQMSQLIMAQRGFQANAAVVDRAKDMYTTALTIGKN
- a CDS encoding flagellar hook capping FlgD N-terminal domain-containing protein, which encodes MTVENVTTTSLTTTSALTTGTTVATDETSLDSDDFLTLLVTQLTNQDPSNPMDTGEMVAQQIAMAQMEAVVTQTETIQEQFALTMRMAAADLVGKEVSYYDSEGDIVTGEATGASYADSVPVISVDGVEVTLDEILSVDAAASTADSTDTESTDSSTDTTDA
- the fliG gene encoding flagellar motor switch protein FliG produces the protein MPAMLTGTQKAALVLIQMGKGPAAGVMAQMDEQEIDQITTEITRMRSVDDETLKEVLNEFRRNAGGGFVPEGGMAYAKKLLEEMLGPEGAAEVLARLQSRIQVQPFEFLKDADARQVVSLLNGEHPQTIALVLAHLRPEHASAIMAGLAPDIRAIVAHRIALMDGASPDVVNLVADQLKRKATNLLTAREMTAVGGVQPLVEIINKADAATEKLILEGLSEKDSDLADQIRQLMFVFSDITLLEDRAIQLVMRGVETMTLATALKGAEDAVRDKILRNMSERARDNLVDEIDMLGPVRMSMVEEARSSVVQVIRGLEESGEIMISRDGEDEYVA
- a CDS encoding flagellar hook protein FlgE, which codes for MLRSLFAGISGLRAHQTMLDVTGNNIANVNTTGFKSSSVQFQDTLSQVLTNAGAATETAGGTNPAQIGLGVKVAGISTNFQQGASQLTNVSTDMMISGDGFFVVSNGGEQLYTRSGAFSFDSLGRLVTADGSFVQGWAADATGTVDTNDALSDLTLPVNTLMGATATTEAVFSGNLPSDAEVGDTYTRQIDVYDASGGTHTLTLQFVNTATGDWDITADVDGTTASGTGSISFNTDGSIDTVTLPTLAADAAVGTEAITLNLDDLTGYAELETIAASDQDGQAAGNLQSFAVNADGTIMGTFSNGLKQAIGQIALASFTNPDGLETTGSSTYAATVNSGDAQVGVAGTGARGSLTSGSLEMSNVDLSAEFTNLIVAQRGFQANSRIITTSDSVLEELVNLKR
- a CDS encoding flagellar FliJ family protein, with the translated sequence MARRFPLEGLLRARRLAEESAAARLEVANGHRRAAATAVADATDRLASVTFDEVGLSRSRQAAGATRAWHAAVATRAAAATHIADLEVALEAATTSADEATKTWGDARMRVAMIEKLGERHEAKVLAEELAEEQLALDEAALRGAIKEDEYR
- a CDS encoding FliI/YscN family ATPase encodes the protein MTALTELRATPTFDATRLARGLDAAAPQMIGSVSSIVGLSIEVCGLPGAVGDLVSIESGEAGGTVAEVVAVTPQSLRCMPLGGVHGLRVGMAARATGSPLTVPAGPQLLGRVLDGLGRPMDGKGPLVGEGLTRVPVSADAPDALQRARVDTPVGLGVSALDTLVTVGRGQRIGLFAGSGVGKSSLLSMVARGTDAEVSVIALIGERGREVREFLEDDLGPEGLARSVVVVATSDQPAMVRLRAAFVATRIAEDLRSRGQHAVLMMDSLTRVAMAQREIGLSVGEPPATRGYPPSTFSMLAQLLERAGTDATGSVTGIYTVLVDGDDHNEPIADAARSILDGHVVLSRDLAVAGHYPAIDVLGSVSRVAGRVTSAEQKTLALQLRQVLAARQRAQDLLDVGAYSPGSNRLVDAAVANADAIDGFLRQSVDQIIRSDESWTALKALVARLGVA
- the fliF gene encoding flagellar basal-body MS-ring/collar protein FliF, with product MPKQITGYMDRIKQTAEGMSLGQKVIIVMLAVVVAIAGVAVFNQSTKQTMAPLFTNLSSTDAAAIVTQLEASGVTYELTSGGGTILVPEEQLYDTRLAVASAGLTTTSAVGYALLDDMSMTSSEFQQQVTYQRALEGELASTIEAMNGVETASVKLALPEETVFSDEEAAPTASVFIETAAGASLGTQNVQAIANLVSASIEGMASEDVAVIDADGNVLSTVGAEDSTLLQASATADYEQRIASNVQQMLDQVLGEGNAVVSVTAELDYDERQTTSETFSSDPSAQPLSESGTIEQYSGSGSDSETGVLGPDNIAVPAASASAGDYTNETWVKNNAVNKVTEITETSPGTVSRQSVSVVTNADAAVAVDDATLQSMVAAAAGIDETRGDVLSVSSMAFDTTQAEEAAAAIEEATAASQAAATQSMIETIIKYSLIALGVLIFVIVVMVRSRKKKKDERVQLSLEAVEELESRAQAALDARSQALIDAASAEAANEGLAALEAAPVPDIDSVALAIREEITAFAQEQPAEVADVLRGWISSERR
- a CDS encoding flagellar hook-length control protein FliK → MTNLIAATTSTPASGTSQTGRASSDGVDFARELESAQQQASTTDRSQQARDADRASARRDDAQRQDAARREDAADRRADAARRNEAARKDEARRADAADRAEDSSGADDADRADARDDLETDAVDEPVDERVDESLDADDTDTADKPVNVEQTAMRPVVPATASTDAGAVMPDAAAEAADGETGAIVAEAQPEDGSASQTEVTSADPEASRTGAEPAAARAGAGDRAEAAPKASSPSHSAQPVEEGGAPTSLSSTGEQSADAQGEQAPQRPASLTPASAMSTATEAADDAAIARSIEPDAEVRPAAQATTSTTSADASSTQVAAPAATVTPATAAASSASASSSTAQAAPPLATQLTGQLAQLKQLPQGEHVLTLSITPETFGQVKVVAHITQDGVSVQLFGASDASREALRQALGDLRRDLAATGLTADLDLGTEQGPQGELADQGTGLGSRRGSQQPTSTIRIDGPQPLTPATAMTSGTHAGGVDLMI
- a CDS encoding flagellar basal body protein; the protein is MFGSVSFTAMSSALDALSLRQRTTADNIANVQTPNFQARKVQFEEALAQAVEGGSGQVQATVGLSLEPTREDGNNVNLDTETISNTDTTLKYQLASQAMSAEFSSIRSAIGNA
- a CDS encoding FliH/SctL family protein, which produces MSLDTRVSTFVPSAISTRSDSPAPAQSAGHAAGYAAGYAAGTRAAASAGATERARLVADHERREADRDEAMRRAIGALADVVAQWERRTAPVLDDAERSLHSAALALTEAMIGHELQPGPGSARSALTRALSLPDGVNPTRVRLSPADLEHAQRILDSGAVALPAGVALKADARLSPGDAMTDYDGGVLDARLSAALDRARHALLDEEARS
- the fliE gene encoding flagellar hook-basal body complex protein FliE translates to MSIEAVSALTSGVSGTGYVSGLTSAVASAVSGSAESDSAFASSLASAVENVQGLQSNADALAVQAVTGDLEDVHQYTIAATEASVTLELVSAVRNKAVEAFTTIMNMQA